GGAGGTCAGACCCAGTCTTCTGGGGCTCTAGCCCCGTCTGCTGATGACCTGCGCTGGGGGGCTCAGCGTGTGGAGAACCACTTCTGTCCTGCCTGCCAGCTGTCCACCAGGTTCCCCAGGTTAGTTAAACAAGTTTGCGCATTTGTATATGTGTCATAAAGTCTCAGTGCCTGGGAGCTACAGGTAACATTATCGTTGCAGGTATAATAATCCTGAGAAACTGCTTGAGACCAGGAGGGGTCGCTGTGGAGAGTGGGCCAACTGTTTCACCCTGTGCTGCAGGGCTATAGGCCTGGAGGCCAGATATGTTTGGGACAGCACAGGTACTGTACATTCCAACATAAAGCTACATGTTTGTCTGACCATGCCTGGTGGAGTGCCTAGAAAGTTCTTTTTGTTCATTCCAGACCATGTGTGGACAGAGGTGTACTCTATCTCCCAGCACCGCTGGCTCCACTGTGACTCCTGTGAGAATGCCTGTGACAAGCCTCTACTGTATGAGATCGGCTGGGGGAAGAAACTGTCCTATGTTCTTGCTTTCTCAAAGGACCAGGTATGTGAAGCATGTTGCCTTTTTATAAGAAGAAAGCATTCATGGTTCACGTCGATGTTGATTGAAATAGCTGCCTTGGGCCTGGTGCAGGTGGTTGACGTTACCTGGAGGTATTCCTGTAAGCATCGGGAAGTCCTATCAAGGCGGACTCAGGTCCAGGAACCCTGGCTGCTACACACCTTAAATGGGCTCAATGCTATGGTATGTCTGCCTCACCTGCAAACATTTGCTCTGAGATCCATCCTGACACGGCACTCTGGAGTACGATATAGTAGAGATCTTAACACTATATAAAGGGAGATACATTATGCCTGGTGTCTCTACCAGCATCAAGAGACCATTGAAACGGCCCACCAATAATTAGCGTCATGGCAGTGTTGGCATATAGGgtaatgaagaaaaaaagttgGTTAGCTCATCTCACGCTGTTTGCGATCTCTCTcatttggctgtgtgtgtgtctgtagaagCAGCAGTCCCTTAGTCCAGACAGGAAGAAGGAGCTGACAGACAGGCTACTAGTGGAGCTGGTGGAGTTTATATCTCCTAAGACCCCCAAACCAGGAGATATGGGGGGGCGCAACTCTGGATCACTGGCCTGGAGATTAGCCCGAGGAGAGGTTGGAGCACGGCCCCCCCCACAGGTCAGTTACTGTGAAACGAAGAGCTAGCATTCACTCGTTTCTTCTCCTTGTGGCATAGATTCTCTTGTATGACCGGGTTTGTCTCTACAAAATGTTTGTTGTCCCGAAGGCTCCAGGGTTTGTGTTCATTCCCACTGAGACAGAGAAGAGTGAGAGGATATTCCACCTCCGCTACAATGCAACAAAGGACCGGTACTGCCGGGTGTCCAATGGCAACGAGGACATACCAGGCTGGGAAAAGGGTGTGTGGAAGAAGGAGTCCGTTTTCAGGAAGGTGGAGAACGACTGGCAAATGGTTTGTTCTATCTTCAATCTATTATTTGTCCTCTTGACTTCACCCATTGAATATAAAGTGTTTACATCTTGCTTTTGATACTGACTTAACATCAGTTGGAGTGTAGTTTTGTGTACCTCCAAAATCGTCTGCTTTTGTCAGTAAGCATGATCTGTGTTTCCAGGTCTACATCGCTAGAACGGAGGGCTCGGCCTCAGGAAGTGTGAGCTGGAAACTGGACTGTGCCCCAGTGGGGATGAAGATCAAGACAGTCTCTGTCAGAGCGTGTAGCCAGACCTTTCACTCAGGGAGGGTCTGCTGGAGCCTGCGCTCAGGCCAGAACATCACAGAGTTCTCTGGAGGTACGCTATCACTGTGGGGGGTTTGTAAGGGGTGTTACAGCAAGGATACCTGCCAGCTGAGAGGGCTTTTAGAATGTGACTGGCAGATGAATGACAGAGCTACAGGATGAGTCTCGGGGGAAGGGTGCCTGGAATCCCATCCTTCATGGGTGGGGGTGCCATTACCAGTCGATAGTTCAAAGGAAAAGTGCTGTCGGATTGTCAGAGCAGAGACAGAATCTCtttcacactctcactcactcatttgAACACGCAGACGGTGAGATGCTTTCGGTTGCAAGTCTCTCCGGCTCTACCGAACTGGTCGTGGAAGCAGAGCTCAGTGGCGGGGAAGGAGAGTCGTCATGGCAACACACTCAGCTGTTCAGACGGAGtttgaaggagctggaggaatCCTCTTTTGAAATCCTCATAGACCTAGAGAATGCTTGATGGTGGAGACTTGGTGTATAGTCTGatacagtttttctttttgtggATGTATAGGTTATTTTTGCAACACTTATACCAGAATATTTATGTGGTCTTTGTGTTGAATGTATTAGTAGTAGGTATGATCAATTAAAAATTATGCTGCTCGGTTTTAACTAATATATGCCAGTAATGGTAAACGGCATGACCCAGGGTCACCTAATTTATGTTATAAGCCACAGACAAACGCATCTTGTAAAATCATGTAtcaagtaaaaagaaaaaaaagacaacaatgaCAAAACATAATGATATTGGGTCGTCAGCTGTTATAATTCATGGTGTCTTTTATCATGTTATTATAGACCACTAAGCAGTGTCTAATGTTGACCTTGCATGTGTGGTGCATCATGCATGATACTTCAAATTCACTTAGAATTGCGCCATCCATGACATAAAATATATCCTTTCTCTTCGTGTACCCAATGTGCAATAAAGGTCCTTTTTACAAGTTCAGTGGGTTCAAGTTAAAAGCGTTTCATGATGGGACgaaacaaagtaacaaatgATTGCAGTGTCTTGAGGACTCTGCCTGCCGTTTACACACTGCAAGTACAGCCACAGATCTATTTTCCTATTGGCTTATCTACCGGCGCCTCTCAAAATGAGGCTCGAGATTGGTCCGTTCGGCGAAGGGGATTGTCGCCGACCGTGCGGACTTCTGATGGTGGAGCCGAAAGGAGGCTTGAACCGGCGTATTGTTTCTGAATGAAAATATAACTACTGAAGTGAACCTGCGTTATTAGGGCATTTATTTGTACAGTagcatatttgtttttgtacaacatgaagtatttaatgttttaatTTTGTACAGTATTTATACTTAATACTTATAGGATGCAAGCTTTGCCTTTGTTAGAAGTTTAGGCCTACAGTGTGCCACCGCTTGTCGATTTTAACAATAGCCGCGATCTACTCCCCTGCTTGTTGGCAGTGTTGATGCCATATGAAGATTTCTTGAAGGGACCGATGAAGaacataaacaaataaacacatcTAAATGGGATTGTGTATTTGAGAAAATTGCGAAATTTATGGACACATTTTTCGCCGGACCTGAAGTAATTTTTGCAAGGTAAAGGCGTACATCTCGAAAATCTAGTGAGACACAAAAGGACGATGTCCAACGGCGCAGCAGGAAGCGGGGGTCTGACTTGGGTGGTAAGTTACGATGTTTAATGCAGTGTTAATGGACTGGACTCTTTATCAGTAACGGATATTTTCAGTCAGAAAGATTCACAAGACAGTGTGGAATGAATAGTGTTGTCTGTTAGCTTCGTAGCCTGGCTAGCTCAACGCTAGCCTGCGCTACACGGGCCATTACAAGCCAATGGGATTAATTTATGATTTTGTACAGGCTGAGTATAACCGTAACATTTGccaattagctagctagctagctgtcgtGGTCATGTCGAGTTATTAGATCACAAATTTCAAGTATGTGATCACCTATTTCATCTTGTATTGAGAAATAGTGACAGCTTTTTCTGCGAAGAATGTAGCTAAACAGAAGCGAATTCAGATTTCGCAAGCTGCAAAAACTTCTTTGTTATATAGATACCTACTGGGATCTATCAAGCAACTATAGCTGACCTGAGTCTTTACATCTTTAATTCACAATATAAATAAGGTAGAGTGAAATTTGTGTTAAAAAAGCTTTGTTATCAGTGTTCAAAGTAACTACTCACTTCATTCAGTGGCAGTTCAGGCGCCCGCCGCGTTAGCACAATTTATTTAGTGCCCCTCTGTCTATGTCACTTTTCTCCTAACCGATAACAATAGGCCAGCTGGCCACGCATATGTACACGCAATTGAGGTTGTGCAAGGCTCTGTCTTGAAACCGTAATGGATCAAGGATTTATTTTTCTGTCCATTCAGACACACGAAAAGCTTTTAGTCTCATGGTTCAGGCAATGTGGCTTCTGTAGGTATAAGGTGCATTCCTCCAAACTAGTGAACTTAAAAACAGAAAGCGTAACTGAATACAGTTATACTATAAGCCTACAAATGAATCATTTTTAAAGTCGcaccataaaaaaaataaagccTGACCAGGGTCTTTGTAAATTAGACACTTATCTTTGGCGACAACTGAGCTGGTCCATTGAAAACGCTAAACACGTTTCATCCTCTCAGCCAGGCAGCCAACCAAGCCATAGAGAGGAGTGGTGGTCAATCCTGTTGGTAGCTCTGCTTATCAACTGCCACAGAGTTCAGAAATTCACCTTTAGTGTTTTTTAACAAAAGTTGTGCGCATGTGTCTAATAACAGACCCTCTTTGAAAAGAACAATGCCGCCAAAAAAGAGGAGGCCAACGGCAGGGGCGAGGGTGGCAAGAGTGAGAGCAGCAAGAAGGACAGTTCCAAGAAGATATCCGTGGAACGGGTGTACCAGAAGAAGACCCAGCTGGAGCACATCCTGCTCCGTCCAGACACCTACATCGGCTCCGTGGAACCTGTCACTCAGGTAGCCTTTCACACATGCATGTGGTCATTGCATGGCTCCCCAGTTTCCTCCTAGATGACATTCAGGAAGATTTAAATAAGCCTGCTCTGAATATGCCTGTTCTCT
This genomic window from Hypomesus transpacificus isolate Combined female chromosome 4, fHypTra1, whole genome shotgun sequence contains:
- the ngly1 gene encoding peptide-N(4)-(N-acetyl-beta-glucosaminyl)asparagine amidase; the protein is MAGSQGVSTLCENTNEVFLDVAKLLITYADNIIRNPDEDKYRSIRIENRTFSTKLLPIRGAVECLFEMGFEEAETHLVFPKSASVEQLKQIRETIAAERDQRLRVRQPIPSPQTNSAPAPAQAGPVAPSQPSTHAPVQAPSLENSMTFLRTLQANFQHVMLYENPELQIKARTCIPHQQLSSTAKEKLQQAIEEDPECNLREDDLLTLELLRWFKQEFFTWVDCLPCSRCGGQTQSSGALAPSADDLRWGAQRVENHFCPACQLSTRFPRYNNPEKLLETRRGRCGEWANCFTLCCRAIGLEARYVWDSTDHVWTEVYSISQHRWLHCDSCENACDKPLLYEIGWGKKLSYVLAFSKDQVVDVTWRYSCKHREVLSRRTQVQEPWLLHTLNGLNAMKQQSLSPDRKKELTDRLLVELVEFISPKTPKPGDMGGRNSGSLAWRLARGEVGARPPPQAPGFVFIPTETEKSERIFHLRYNATKDRYCRVSNGNEDIPGWEKGVWKKESVFRKVENDWQMVYIARTEGSASGSVSWKLDCAPVGMKIKTVSVRACSQTFHSGRVCWSLRSGQNITEFSGDGEMLSVASLSGSTELVVEAELSGGEGESSWQHTQLFRRSLKELEESSFEILIDLENA